A section of the Leptotrichia buccalis C-1013-b genome encodes:
- a CDS encoding TfoX/Sxy family protein, with protein sequence MASSKEYLNFVLEQLSEVENVRYRAMMGEYILYYREKVIGGIYDDRFLVKAVKSAKELMPNALHEVPYEGAKEMLLVDNVENKEFLKELFKTMYDELPVLKRKKKQ encoded by the coding sequence ATGGCTTCAAGTAAGGAATATTTGAATTTTGTATTGGAACAGTTGTCAGAAGTGGAAAATGTTAGATATAGAGCGATGATGGGGGAATATATTCTTTATTATAGGGAAAAAGTTATTGGCGGAATTTATGATGACAGGTTTCTTGTGAAGGCTGTAAAATCGGCGAAAGAACTTATGCCGAATGCTTTACATGAAGTTCCTTATGAAGGGGCAAAGGAAATGTTGCTGGTTGATAATGTTGAAAATAAAGAGTTTTTGAAGGAATTATTTAAAACGATGTATGATGAACTTCCTGTTTTAAAGAGAAAAAAGAAACAATAG
- a CDS encoding deoxyribonuclease IV has translation MSKKEIFKIGSHVGMSGKDMFLGSVKEAVSYGSNTFMIYTGAPQNTRRKPIDELNIEAGLKLMKEHNIDIDDIVVHAPYIINLGNAVKPETFEIAVQFLRTEIERTDAIGAKRIVLHPGAHVGEGEEVGINKIIEGLNEVLTKDQKTTVALETMAGKGTECGRSFEEIAKIIDGVKLKDKLTVCFDTCHVHDAGYDIVNDFEGVIEQFDKIVGIDRISVIHLNDSKNVCGAKKDRHENLGFGNIGFEVLNKIAHFEKFSHLPKILETPYVALSDDKKAKKVPPYKFEIEMLRAGKFDEGVLEKIKNQ, from the coding sequence ATGTCGAAAAAAGAAATTTTTAAAATTGGATCACATGTGGGAATGAGCGGAAAAGATATGTTTTTAGGTTCAGTAAAAGAAGCGGTTTCTTATGGATCAAATACTTTTATGATTTATACTGGAGCACCACAGAATACACGGAGAAAGCCGATTGATGAGCTGAATATTGAGGCTGGGCTTAAACTTATGAAGGAGCATAATATTGATATTGATGATATTGTTGTGCATGCTCCTTATATAATTAATCTTGGGAATGCGGTAAAGCCTGAAACATTTGAGATTGCGGTGCAGTTTTTGAGAACGGAGATTGAAAGGACAGATGCCATTGGAGCGAAAAGAATAGTTCTTCATCCAGGTGCTCACGTTGGAGAAGGTGAAGAAGTTGGGATTAATAAGATTATTGAAGGATTGAATGAAGTTTTGACAAAAGATCAGAAAACGACTGTAGCACTTGAAACGATGGCTGGAAAAGGTACAGAATGTGGAAGAAGTTTTGAAGAAATTGCAAAAATTATTGACGGTGTAAAATTAAAGGATAAACTGACAGTTTGTTTTGATACTTGCCATGTTCATGATGCTGGATATGATATTGTAAATGATTTTGAAGGAGTTATTGAGCAGTTTGACAAAATTGTCGGAATTGACAGGATTTCTGTAATTCACTTAAATGACAGTAAAAATGTGTGTGGAGCGAAAAAAGATAGGCACGAAAACTTGGGATTTGGAAACATTGGCTTTGAAGTGTTAAATAAAATTGCACATTTTGAAAAATTTTCTCATTTGCCAAAAATTCTGGAAACACCTTATGTGGCTTTGAGCGATGATAAAAAAGCTAAAAAA
- a CDS encoding TrmH family RNA methyltransferase — MRDVIASPDNKFYKLLKKLDKKKYRDENSIFKAEGEKFLNENINFNKIIVKESKFEYFDEKYKISKHDNLTILKDNLFDEVSTQENSQGIIFLYSKNLNTIEDIQGDVVILDDIQDPGNAGTIIRTMIAANFQNLILTKGSVDVYNPKTVRATMSGIFKLNIIYETPEKIVEFLNNKNYLKIATALHEDSISYEKIELRENNAFIFGHEGGGVSEYLIENSDIKAIIPIYGNIESLNVSVATGIFLYKMREKLESL, encoded by the coding sequence ATGAGAGATGTAATAGCAAGTCCAGATAACAAATTTTATAAATTGTTAAAAAAGCTGGATAAAAAGAAGTATCGTGATGAAAACAGTATTTTTAAGGCTGAAGGGGAAAAGTTTTTAAATGAGAATATTAATTTTAATAAAATTATTGTAAAGGAATCGAAATTTGAATATTTTGATGAAAAATATAAAATTTCTAAGCATGATAACTTGACAATTTTGAAGGATAATCTGTTTGATGAAGTTTCAACTCAGGAAAATAGTCAGGGAATAATATTCCTGTATTCTAAAAATTTAAATACAATTGAGGATATACAGGGTGATGTTGTAATTCTGGATGATATTCAGGATCCAGGAAATGCCGGAACTATCATTAGAACAATGATTGCCGCAAACTTTCAGAATTTAATTCTGACAAAGGGTTCAGTAGATGTTTATAATCCAAAGACAGTACGTGCTACAATGAGCGGAATTTTCAAGTTAAACATAATTTATGAAACACCTGAAAAAATTGTGGAATTTTTGAATAATAAAAATTATTTAAAAATAGCGACTGCTTTACACGAAGATTCAATTTCCTATGAAAAAATTGAATTGAGGGAAAATAATGCATTTATTTTTGGACACGAAGGTGGCGGAGTGTCTGAATATCTGATAGAAAATTCTGATATAAAGGCGATTATTCCAATTTATGGGAATATAGAATCATTGAATGTGAGTGTAGCGACAGGGATATTTTTGTATAAGATGAGGGAGAAATTGGAGAGTTTGTAG